The sequence CGAAGGGGCTGTCAAAATAAGTGCTGATGGCAGGGTGGAGGCAGTAGCCAAAATGCCTAAGTATGATCAGGATATCCGTATCACAGCTAAAAACAGAAGCCAATACCGCGTGGCTGCATGGTTTGGGCCATATAATAAATTAGTAGCCAAACTTCCTAATGGAAAAAGCCAGGTAGTGAAGATCAGGTTTAATCCCGGCGCTATGGCATTAACACCCGATCAATCGCAATTGTATATCGCCGATTTTGCCTCGCATTGGATTTGGTTGTACCGCCTGAACAGCGAGGGTGCCCCTGTAGATGGACAGCGCTACGGCTGGTTGTACACGCCTGATGATGCAGACGCCGCGCGCACAACGGCCATGCAATGCGATACCGCTGGGCGGGTATATGTGGCTACCAATATGGGCATACAGGTGCTGGACCAGGTAGGCCGGGTAAATGCTATCTTCCCGCTGCCAGGCCGACAGGTAGAAAGCCTGTGCTTTGGCGGGGCTAATTTTGATATGCTGTATGTGCTTTGCCGTGATAAATTATACCGCCGGAAACTGAATACTAAAGGGATAAATAGTTGGGATGCGCTTGTAAAACCTGCTAAACCGAAGCTATAACTTGCATGCCCCGGAGCAGGACTACCTGTAGAAAATGCATATGGAAGTTTAACTATTATCCCCTGCTATCGCAATGGGTAGTAGTACAATATGATCGATAACACTTCTTACCCCGGGCATGCTTTATTAAAATATAGTGGCAATTTAATTTTATTCTATATAGTTTTATGTATTCCGATAGATCAATCCAGATCTACCTTAGACATGAGACAGTTAGCGTTTTTGTTTTTTTTAATTTGTGGTGTTTTCTCAGTATCCCTTTCATGGTGCCATGCTCAAGTTAAGGTTGATTGCTGTGGTGTAAAAATGGTCATTCCTAAATTTAACGCGACATCTGTTGAATCTTCGAAGAGTGGAGGTTTCATCAGGCAGCATGTGCTCCCTTCGATAGATCGTTCAAGCGCGCAGTTAGAGATCCGTGTGAGCCATGTTCGTTACCAGCGTCCTGCGGATGCTGATATGTTGACCATTCGGTGCGAGGGAGGGAAATTTATTGTTACCCGCTATCTCATGATGCCCACTATCCAAAAAAGCCTTCCCGATTCGCAATTTCATAACCTGGGGCCTTATCGTGATGATCCCTCGTTGAACATTTTTTTGTTCAGGGAGAACATAAATGTAGACCCTGAAAAATTCGATTGGAATAACTTTTTTAAGCAGTTAATAACAAATCATTTTTTCGATCTCTGCTCTGGCCCTACAATTCAGGCGTTAGTTGCTAAGAAGTATTCCGGTATATCCCTTCAGCGGACCGGTGTGATAAATGTAGATTTAAAAGTTAAAGATCACTGTCGAAGTTTTCAGTTCGACGGTTATTACGATACCATGCAACCAGATGTAAAAGAATACAATTATTACAGAAAGGTACTTCAACTTATAGGCCAATTGCAATCATTATGATTGCGTTTATCCATTAACCTATATTACCCCTATAAACAGGTAGCCCCCTTCGGGGAGATAGTCTCATTAAGAAATTGAAACGGTATCGAAAATAGCTAACCCAATACCGTCTCCCGTAACTCGCGCGAGATCTGATCGGTGATCTCCATAATATCACCCGCAACCTGGGTGTTATTGCTGATCACTTTGGTGCAAACATCCCGGTAGGGCAGCAGATATTCTTTGTACGATGGCACTACGTGGTTATGCCATTTATACATCACATCATCGTGCGAGTAGCCGCGCTCCAGCAGGTCGCGTTTCAGGCGGCGCTGCAGGGCTACGTCTTCTTCGGCATCAATAAATACCTTCATATCCAGCAGGGCGGCAATCTCGGTAAAGTGCATAATAAACAGGCCCTCTACAATAATAATGGGGGCTGGCTTTATCTCTAATACTTTTGGAACCGCGTTCGGGTTGTTAAAGGTGTACTCGTGCTTAATAACGGTTTCGCCGTTGATCAGGCTGCTGATATCCTTAAAAAAGTGCTCACGGTCTATGGTCGATGGCAGGTCGAAGTTATATAGCTTATTTTCCTCGGGCGTCATGTTGTGGGCCACAGGGATATAGTAATCGTCCTGAGATACCAGGCACACCTCATCGGCACTAAAATGCGCGAGGAAACAATTTAAAAAGAAGGTTTTACCGGAACCGCTGCCACCGGCAACCCCGATAATGTAAGGCTTATTGTTGGTCATTTGGTACGCCGTAGCTAATATCAACACGGAAACGTTTATCAACCGCGCCGATCATATCGGCAACATTTTTGGTAACTACTACTATTACGTCTTTGTTGTTTTCGTTATCGGCAAAACGACCGGCAACCTTGGCAAACACACTGCGGCCGGTCATCAGGTTGGTGATCTTCATCACGGTACCGATAGGGGCGGTACGGTGCAATACCAGCTGCTTTTTAGGGTCGAAGCTTGGATCGTCCATCCAGGTGGCCGGGCCTTTTTCGTCCTTTAAGAACAGGCCGTAACGGTTAGCCGGGATATGGCGGTCAAGACTATCGGCAATGCCGGCGACGTTTGTGGTATCGCGTTTGGCAATCACTACATCCTGCGGTTTTGGTTTAACAGGCTCTGGTGCAGGCGGCATACCGCTGCGCACTACCAGTATCTGGTTGGGCTGCAGGTTATTATTAGGCAGTTTATTCAGCGCGATGATATCCTCTACCGATGTGCCGAAGCGCTTGGCTATGGTAAACAAGGTTTCACCTGCCGATACTTTGTATTGCTGCGTATTGCGGGTGTCAACAGGGGCATTTTGCACAGGCTGGTTTGTATTAACCTGCGTTTGTGCTACTGTTTGCTGCGGCTGGCTAACCGGTGGTTGCACCACTGGTTTGGTTTGCTGCGTAACCGGAGGGGCTTGTACGGCTGGTTTGTTTTCGGCTACGGCTTCCTTTTCAGGCGTTTTGGCAGCGGCATTCGCAACTGTCCTGATCTGCAATGTTTCTCCCGGTGTCAGTACATCCGATTTTAAGTTGTTGGTTGCTTTTATATCATCAACTGTAGTGCCGAAGCGTTTGGCTATGGAATATAATGTTTCGCCCGGCGCTACGCGGAATTGCTGCATGGTATATTTTACTTCCGGCTTTTTTTCGGCTATAGCTGGTTTCGCGGTGTTTTGGGCAAATGGCATGTCGGTTGGCACCTTCATTACCATACCCGGTTGTAACACTACGTTATTGTTAAATTGGATCACATCGCCTACTTTGGCATGATAACGCTGGCTAATACCATAATAGGTTTCTTTAGGGCCAACTTTATAAAGAATTACTTTTTTACCATTCAAATTCTCAACACCCACCGAATCGACTACGTTTTTTGCTAATATGCTGCCGGCTGACAGTAACAGGGGAAATATGATTACTAATAATTTAAACCTCATATTGTTTACTTGTTCAGTTTCCTAAGTTAATCACCATTAATTCACCTTTATTTTTCAGATAAATTAAATAGTGCTTGTGTAATACAAACGCCTCGGGCTGCAATTTTTGTATGCCGGTGTGCAATAAATCGGTAAATACCTGTTGCCCACCTTTAAAAATATACAGCGCCTGGCTTAATGTATTATTTTTTAGCGCGTGCAAAGATACAATTCTGTACCAGTTATACCACAGTTGATGTACGATATTTCCGTAAGGTTTTTCGGGAAGGGCACTCTCCATACTATCGGCACTTAGCATATCAGGCAAAACAATATCATTGGCAACATCCTGGCTAACTGACGGCTGATAGCTGCCCAATGTTGCACCGGTGGTGATATCGATAGTAAATAATTTACGTGGTTGTATGCGGGTATCAAAAACAACAGGTCCGGCGGTGCTTAGGTGATCGAATGTTAAATTGTAGTTGCTCCACAGCGCTTGCCCGGTTTGCGCATCGATTGCGATGATGGCTTTATGCGTAGGGCTGCCCGGCGACGCGTAATGGTGCAATAGCAAAACGCCGTTGTATGCCGCTTCCATGCCGGTTAGCCAGCGTTCGCCGGTTGTCAGTCCTGAAAAATTTACCTTGCCCGATGACAAACTGACCGATGTAAAACCGACCTGCTTTTCGCCTTCGTTACGCACTTCGGCAAAAAGCGTATCCGTCAGTGGGTCAATCTCCATGCGCCATACTATGCCGGCGGTTTGATGCGAAATATGAGGCGTTAAAATCATTTTAATTTACAAATATGGTATATTTAGACTGAAGTATGACAGTGCGCACCGAACATAGCACGGTTATTGAGTGTTTACCGGCATATCACATACATCAACATAAATACTATGAACGCAAAAGAAATCAGCCTGACAGAGAAAAAAGTAAAACCTGTTGTAGATCACCTGAACGATCTGCTGGCCAACTATCACATCCATTACCAAAAATTACGCGGCTGCCATTGGAATGTTAAGGGCAAAAGCTTCTTTACCCTGCACCTTAAGTTTGAAGAATTGTACACCGCCGCCCTGACCACCATCGACGAACTGGCCGAACGCATACTGACCTTAGGCAAGGCCCCATACAGTACCTTCGACGATTACATTAAAACATCTACGCTGAAGGAAGTTGACACCATCGGCATGAAGGATACCCACATGGTAAAGGCCCTGGTTACCGATATGGCCACCCTGATAGAAATGGAACGCGAGCTACTGGAAATTACCGCCGATGCCGGGGATGACGGCACCAACGATATGATCAACCGCTTTATGCAGTTTAAGGAAAAGAACACCTGGATGCTGCGCTCGTTTATTGATGAGGATTGAGATCAAAGTCCGAAAGTCGGAAAGACCGAAAGTCCGGAAGGTGCATGCCTCGATATGCTTCAATGACATATCGTAATAAAAGCAAAAAAGCGGTGGCATGCCACCGCTTTTTTGCTTTTATGTATCTTCCGGACTTTCAGTCTTTTCCGACTTTCGGACTGGTTCGTTAGAACCTGAATCCCACCGTTACATAAACGTTATCGTTAGTTTTATTTAACAGGGCCGATGGGCTGCCGGTGCCAATTTCGTAAGGGAAAACATTTTGGTTACCGGTAATATGGCTGTAGGTAAAATCGATATAGTAATCGCTGTTACGATAGCCGATACCGCCGCTGGTAGTATTGATATTGCTGCCGTTGTTTTTAAGCGGGGTGCCTTGTATGCCGTAACCGCCGCGCAGAAACACTGAACTGCTTAACCTTGCTTCGGCGCCGAAGTGCGCATTAACTGCCGATTGGTAAAGCGTTTTGATATCATTATTATCACCACTTGAACTATAGTCGCCGCTTAGGCTGGCTGATGAATAATCAACATATTCCACATCGCCGGTAATAAAACCGTACTGCTTAAAGAAGATGGCCATACCGCCCGCCGCCCTGAATGGGGTAGACAGTTTGTAGCTGAACGGGTAATTGGCAGGTCCGCCTTGGGGGGCGTTGTTGTTATTCAGTTTAGTGCGCAGGTTCTCGTTATAATTATCATCAATGTTGTACCAGGTAGGGGTGGTGATCACAGCGCCTAAACGCAGCATATCGGTAGGTTTAAATATAAAGCCGGCCTTTAAATTAAACCCGGTCCCCTTGGTTTGCTGATCCTGGCTATAGGTGGTAGTGTAGGGTTGATTGGCAGTTACAATAGGAGGGCCAACAGCAGTAATTACAGATGCAATGCCGCTTTCGGTAAAAGTGGTGTTGGTGTTATAACGTAAATTAGTGATACCGATGCCAAAGCCAGCGTAAAACTGGTTGCTGTAATTAGCGCCCATGGATAAACTTAGCTCCGATTGTCCGCCGGTGCGTATAGCGCTGCTTTGCTGCGCGAAGCCGTTGGGGTTGATATTGCTTGCCGTAGCGTTTGATTTATAAGTGCTCCCGGTACCGGCCGCGTACGAGTCGATCAGGTTTTGTTGATACGCCCAGTCGCCTAACGATCCACTGGCCAGGCCGTTGCTATTGGCATCTTTTGCAAAATAGTCGGTAACACTGTTGGTTTTATTGGTGCCGCCGTAGTTGATATCCTCGTAATAGTTATTGGTGCGGTTATAGGATATACCAAAGTTAAGGCTTAGCCAGCCCTTGGTTTTATCGGCGCCCTTCGGCGTGTTCAGGCGCGAATAGAATACGGCAGCCACATTGTTAAAATTGATACTGCTTTTAGAGGTATTGCTTTCCTGTCCCTGGTAGGTGGCCTTAACCTTCGAGCCGTCGAACTCGGGGGTGAAACTAAACTCCGACCGGGTGAAAAAACCGATACCTGCCGGGTTACCGCCTATCGAACTTAGGTCGCCACCGATGGCTGTACCGGCATTGCCGATAGCCTTAATGCGTGATGTAGAGCCTGTTTGAAAGGTAGAATACCTGATGGCATCCTGCGAATATTGGGCAAACCCCATCCTGGCGGCCCCTACTATAAGGGCTGCTGTTAGTAAATATTTAGGTTTCATAGATATGCTGAAAATGCGCGATAAATAATTGGTGATTGACTATGGCCTTACCGGACGGGCACCGCCGCCGCCTCCACCGCCTGATGAACTGCTGCTGCCACCACCGCTGTTACCCGAGCTTGATGGCGGAGGTGAATAAGTTTGTGTTTGCTGCGGTGTATAAACAGGGCGCGTATTTTGCGTTTGCGTATTGCTATCGCCACCGCGCACCGGCCTGCTGCCATTATTTGTATAAGCGCCATTGCTGTTTACAGCCTGGCGGCCATTGCCATTAACGGTAGGACGGCCCGGGTAGTTTGAGTTCATTGGATAGTTGCCGTTGTAACCGATATTGCCTGTAGAACGGTTAACCATGGCATTGCCTGGCGAGCCTGAACCACGATATGGCCTTGCTACGTTTCTGCTGGCCGAATAGGTGCCCCAGAAACCACCGCCACCGCCGTAACCATAACCGGTGCCAAAGTAGTTGTAACCATAGTATGGATTATAGCCGTAACCATAGTAACCACCATAACCAAACGGCGAATAAAACGGATTGTAGCCATAATAACCGCCATAGTAGCCGTAGCCCAGGCCAAAGCCTAAACCTAAATTCCAGCTGCTGTAGGGGCTGTAGTATGAGTAGGGGGAGTATCCGTAATAAATATCGTTGTAATAGCTAAACGGCGAGAAGTAGCCAAAACGGTTAATGCGCGATGCATAGCTATCGTAAAAATAGTAATCGTCGTCGTTATAG comes from Mucilaginibacter mali and encodes:
- a CDS encoding uridine kinase family protein, giving the protein MTNNKPYIIGVAGGSGSGKTFFLNCFLAHFSADEVCLVSQDDYYIPVAHNMTPEENKLYNFDLPSTIDREHFFKDISSLINGETVIKHEYTFNNPNAVPKVLEIKPAPIIIVEGLFIMHFTEIAALLDMKVFIDAEEDVALQRRLKRDLLERGYSHDDVMYKWHNHVVPSYKEYLLPYRDVCTKVISNNTQVAGDIMEITDQISRELRETVLG
- a CDS encoding DPBB and LysM peptidoglycan-binding domain-containing protein; amino-acid sequence: MRFKLLVIIFPLLLSAGSILAKNVVDSVGVENLNGKKVILYKVGPKETYYGISQRYHAKVGDVIQFNNNVVLQPGMVMKVPTDMPFAQNTAKPAIAEKKPEVKYTMQQFRVAPGETLYSIAKRFGTTVDDIKATNNLKSDVLTPGETLQIRTVANAAAKTPEKEAVAENKPAVQAPPVTQQTKPVVQPPVSQPQQTVAQTQVNTNQPVQNAPVDTRNTQQYKVSAGETLFTIAKRFGTSVEDIIALNKLPNNNLQPNQILVVRSGMPPAPEPVKPKPQDVVIAKRDTTNVAGIADSLDRHIPANRYGLFLKDEKGPATWMDDPSFDPKKQLVLHRTAPIGTVMKITNLMTGRSVFAKVAGRFADNENNKDVIVVVTKNVADMIGAVDKRFRVDISYGVPNDQQ
- a CDS encoding DUF4905 domain-containing protein; the encoded protein is MILTPHISHQTAGIVWRMEIDPLTDTLFAEVRNEGEKQVGFTSVSLSSGKVNFSGLTTGERWLTGMEAAYNGVLLLHHYASPGSPTHKAIIAIDAQTGQALWSNYNLTFDHLSTAGPVVFDTRIQPRKLFTIDITTGATLGSYQPSVSQDVANDIVLPDMLSADSMESALPEKPYGNIVHQLWYNWYRIVSLHALKNNTLSQALYIFKGGQQVFTDLLHTGIQKLQPEAFVLHKHYLIYLKNKGELMVINLGN
- a CDS encoding Dps family protein — translated: MNAKEISLTEKKVKPVVDHLNDLLANYHIHYQKLRGCHWNVKGKSFFTLHLKFEELYTAALTTIDELAERILTLGKAPYSTFDDYIKTSTLKEVDTIGMKDTHMVKALVTDMATLIEMERELLEITADAGDDGTNDMINRFMQFKEKNTWMLRSFIDED
- a CDS encoding OmpP1/FadL family transporter is translated as MKPKYLLTAALIVGAARMGFAQYSQDAIRYSTFQTGSTSRIKAIGNAGTAIGGDLSSIGGNPAGIGFFTRSEFSFTPEFDGSKVKATYQGQESNTSKSSINFNNVAAVFYSRLNTPKGADKTKGWLSLNFGISYNRTNNYYEDINYGGTNKTNSVTDYFAKDANSNGLASGSLGDWAYQQNLIDSYAAGTGSTYKSNATASNINPNGFAQQSSAIRTGGQSELSLSMGANYSNQFYAGFGIGITNLRYNTNTTFTESGIASVITAVGPPIVTANQPYTTTYSQDQQTKGTGFNLKAGFIFKPTDMLRLGAVITTPTWYNIDDNYNENLRTKLNNNNAPQGGPANYPFSYKLSTPFRAAGGMAIFFKQYGFITGDVEYVDYSSASLSGDYSSSGDNNDIKTLYQSAVNAHFGAEARLSSSVFLRGGYGIQGTPLKNNGSNINTTSGGIGYRNSDYYIDFTYSHITGNQNVFPYEIGTGSPSALLNKTNDNVYVTVGFRF